The Orcinus orca chromosome 4, mOrcOrc1.1, whole genome shotgun sequence genome includes a region encoding these proteins:
- the LOC101277490 gene encoding galectin-1-like produces MACGVVISNLNLKPGKCLRVLGKVALDAKSFVLNLGKDGNNLCLHFNPCFNEHGDTNTIVCNSKDGGAWGAEKQESVFPFQPGSVVEVCICFDQAELTIQLPGGYKFKFPNCLNL; encoded by the coding sequence ATGGCTTGTGGTGTTGTCATCAGCAACCTGAATCTCAAACCTGGGAAGTGCCTCAGAGTGTTGGGCAAGGTGGCCCTGGATGCCAAGAGCTTTGTGCTGAACCTGGGCAAAGATGGCAACAACCTGTGCCTGCACTTCAACCCCTGCTTCAATGAGCACGGGGACACCAACACCATCGTGTGTAACAGCAAGGATGGCGGGGCCTGGGGGGCTGAGAAGCAGGAGTCTGTCTTCCCCTTTCAGCCTGGAAGTGTTGTGGAGGTATGCATCTGCTTCGACCAGGCAGAGCTAACCATCCAGCTGCCTGGTGGATACAAATTCAAATTCCCCAACTGCCTCAACCTGTAG